The Pantoea phytobeneficialis genome has a segment encoding these proteins:
- the tssF gene encoding type VI secretion system baseplate subunit TssF: MDSKLLDYYNRELAYLREMGAEFAERYPKVAGRLGMRGIDIADPYVERLMEGFAFLTSRVQLKMDAEFPRFSQRLLEMIAPGYLAPTPSMAIAQLTPDSRKGDISNGFLVPRGTMMESQSLKKSGVTCSYTTAHDVMLHPLRISDVALGGVPGDIPLGELKLSGLGAASALRIRIECEGVASLSQLTLDELMLYLSGPDIQALKLLELLMQHRVGMVLQSVEPQPQRQVLTDNALQQQGFAPEQALLPDDLRNFDGYRLLQEYFAFPARFQFISLHQLATFLPRCDKATAFDIIILLDKADADLESVVDRSHLALHCTPVINLFPKMAERLKVSDSQHEYHLVVDNIRPLDYEVHSVQRLFATVAGQREEQVFRPFWSTFSPDQGDYGAYFSLRREQRTLSEHAQRYGTRTGYIGSEVFLSLVDEHHTPWRDEMRYLSAEVMCTSRDLPLMLLQQEQGNFVMPDSIPVSQLTLCKGPTPPRPALAEGLSSWRLISHLQMNYLSLMDSADGEGASALRQLLSLYANLAEAPVARQIEGIRHCQLSAVHRRVPEPGPVVFARGVSIALEVDEQVFSGASPWLFGSVLERVFARLVALNSFTELTLSSQQRGEVGYWPPRMGQKALL; encoded by the coding sequence ATGGACAGCAAACTACTCGACTACTACAACCGCGAACTGGCTTATCTGCGTGAGATGGGCGCAGAGTTTGCCGAACGTTATCCCAAAGTGGCAGGACGGCTGGGGATGCGCGGCATTGATATCGCCGATCCCTACGTTGAGCGACTGATGGAAGGCTTTGCGTTTCTCACCTCGCGCGTTCAACTGAAAATGGATGCCGAGTTTCCGCGCTTTTCACAACGACTGCTGGAGATGATCGCGCCGGGTTATTTAGCGCCGACACCCTCGATGGCGATAGCGCAACTGACGCCGGATAGCCGCAAAGGGGACATCAGCAACGGTTTTCTGGTGCCGCGTGGCACCATGATGGAGAGCCAGAGCCTGAAAAAATCGGGCGTCACCTGTAGTTACACCACGGCACATGACGTGATGCTGCATCCGCTGCGCATCAGCGATGTGGCGCTGGGTGGCGTACCTGGTGATATCCCACTCGGTGAGCTGAAGTTAAGCGGTCTGGGAGCGGCCAGCGCGTTGCGTATCCGCATTGAGTGTGAAGGGGTGGCCTCGCTCAGCCAACTGACGCTGGATGAGTTGATGCTCTACCTCAGCGGGCCGGATATTCAGGCGCTGAAGTTACTGGAGTTGCTGATGCAGCACCGTGTTGGCATGGTGCTGCAATCGGTGGAACCGCAGCCGCAACGTCAGGTGCTGACCGATAACGCGCTGCAACAACAAGGCTTTGCACCGGAGCAGGCGCTGCTGCCGGATGATCTGCGTAACTTCGACGGCTACCGTTTGTTGCAGGAGTATTTTGCCTTTCCAGCCCGCTTCCAGTTTATCAGTCTGCATCAGCTGGCCACGTTCCTGCCGCGCTGTGACAAAGCCACCGCGTTTGACATCATCATCCTGCTGGATAAAGCCGATGCGGATCTGGAAAGCGTGGTCGATCGCAGTCATCTGGCGCTGCACTGCACCCCGGTGATTAACCTGTTTCCGAAAATGGCAGAACGGCTGAAAGTCAGCGACAGCCAGCATGAATACCATCTGGTGGTGGATAATATCCGCCCGCTGGATTACGAAGTGCATTCGGTGCAACGTCTGTTTGCTACCGTGGCAGGGCAGCGCGAGGAGCAGGTGTTTCGCCCCTTCTGGAGCACCTTCAGCCCGGATCAGGGTGACTACGGTGCCTATTTTTCTCTGCGCCGTGAGCAGCGCACCCTGTCGGAACATGCGCAACGCTACGGCACCCGGACCGGTTATATCGGCTCCGAAGTGTTTCTCTCGCTGGTGGACGAACACCACACGCCGTGGCGTGACGAGATGCGTTACCTCTCCGCCGAGGTGATGTGTACCAGCCGCGATTTGCCGTTGATGTTGCTGCAACAGGAGCAGGGTAATTTCGTGATGCCGGATTCGATCCCGGTGAGCCAGCTGACATTGTGTAAAGGGCCGACGCCGCCGCGTCCGGCGCTGGCGGAAGGATTATCCTCCTGGCGGCTGATCAGCCATCTGCAAATGAACTACCTCAGCCTGATGGACAGCGCCGATGGTGAGGGGGCCAGCGCCTTACGCCAGCTACTGAGCCTGTACGCCAACCTGGCGGAAGCGCCAGTGGCGCGCCAGATCGAAGGTATTCGCCATTGCCAGCTCAGCGCGGTACATCGCCGAGTGCCGGAACCGGGACCGGTAGTGTTTGCGCGTGGGGTCAGCATTGCGCTGGAGGTGGATGAACAGGTGTTCTCCGGGGCCAGTCCGTGGCTGTTCGGTAGCGTACTGGAACGTGTCTTCGCGCGGCTGGTGGCGCTGAACAGCTTTACCGAACTCACCCTCAGCAGCCAGCAACGCGGCGAAGTCGGTTACTGGCCGCCACGTATGGGCCAGAAGGCGTTGTTATGA
- the tssG gene encoding type VI secretion system baseplate subunit TssG, with protein MSEGAQIIPLSRASRLPDDFWSAVMAAPWRYDLFQLLRRINAQSGQRYALGRAPLPKFETVRIGQKPFLTFAPATLAGVRERETDGRHAISIYSFGLFGPNGPLPTHLTEYVRERIDHHQDHSLAAFADLFHHRATLLFYRAWADAQPTASLDRGDDQRFQDYLACLAGIGFPAQQQASSLSLHARLMLVGHLSRHGHDAEGLVRILRLYFGIPVRLEQNQPQWLTLDSRDQARLAAGRHMPRLGESAFLGVAVRDVQHRFRLRLGPLTAEQYAHFLPDARGACEVRDWVRHYLGIEMQWDLSLILAADEVKGTTLGGNARLGYTSWLGQPAQPVDREDFVFEVEATAR; from the coding sequence ATGAGTGAGGGCGCACAAATTATCCCGTTGTCGCGTGCCAGCCGTTTGCCAGATGATTTCTGGTCAGCGGTGATGGCGGCACCGTGGCGCTACGATCTGTTCCAGCTGCTGCGTCGGATCAATGCGCAGAGCGGCCAGCGTTATGCGCTGGGACGTGCACCGCTACCGAAGTTCGAAACGGTGCGCATCGGGCAAAAACCTTTCCTGACCTTCGCACCCGCGACCCTCGCCGGGGTGCGTGAGCGTGAGACGGATGGCCGTCATGCTATCTCTATCTACAGTTTTGGCCTGTTTGGTCCAAATGGTCCACTGCCTACGCATCTGACCGAGTATGTGCGTGAACGTATCGACCACCATCAGGATCACAGTCTGGCGGCGTTTGCCGACCTGTTTCATCATCGTGCCACCTTGCTGTTTTATCGCGCCTGGGCGGATGCGCAGCCGACGGCTTCTCTCGATCGCGGCGACGACCAACGTTTTCAGGACTATCTGGCCTGTCTGGCCGGGATTGGTTTTCCGGCACAGCAACAGGCCAGCTCGCTCAGCCTGCATGCGCGCCTGATGCTGGTGGGGCACCTCAGCCGGCATGGGCACGATGCCGAAGGGCTGGTGCGGATTCTGCGCCTTTACTTTGGCATCCCGGTCAGGCTGGAGCAGAACCAGCCACAGTGGCTGACGCTGGATAGCCGCGATCAGGCACGTCTGGCGGCCGGACGACATATGCCGCGTTTGGGCGAGTCCGCGTTTCTCGGTGTGGCAGTGCGCGATGTGCAGCACCGTTTCCGCCTGCGGCTGGGTCCCCTCACGGCAGAACAGTACGCGCACTTCCTGCCCGATGCGCGTGGGGCCTGTGAAGTTCGCGACTGGGTACGGCACTACCTCGGCATTGAAATGCAGTGGGATCTCAGCCTGATCCTCGCCGCTGACGAGGTCAAGGGCACGACCCTGGGGGGCAATGCCCGGTTGGGTTACACCAGTTGGCTGGGGCAGCCGGCACAGCCTGTCGATCGTGAAGATTTCGTTTTTGAAGTTGAGGCTACCGCACGGTAG
- the tssH gene encoding type VI secretion system ATPase TssH, with amino-acid sequence MSEISRAVLFGKLDTLLFTSLESATAFCKLRGNPYVELVHWLHQLMQQQDGDLQQVISHFSLDENALTRDIVAALDRLPRGASAVSDLAEHIDSAVERAWVYASLKYAASRIRGGHLLIGMLKTYSLASVLKGISSQFSRINVDVLLDQFETLLGHSKEAQQALTQPDVAAAPAAAGSSTLAQYAQDLTARARDGRIDPVTGRDEEIRQMVDILMRRRQNNPLLTGEAGVGKTAVVEGLALRIAAGDVPAPLRDVQLWLLDIGMLQAGAGMKGEFEARLQALINEVQSSPTPVVLFVDEIHTLIGAGGQQGTGDAANLLKPALARGQLRTIGATTWAEYKKYIEKDPALTRRFQTVQVQEPDEAKAIQMLRSTVSALEKHHQVLLLDEAVSAAVKLSHRYIPARQLPDKAVALLDTACARVAVSQGAQPAALEDCLHRLAALDIEAEIAGREAKVGLGAPDRQQEIARQQAALCATRDALTARWQQERALVDQLIALRARCVSEDDTALRSELDATRQQLHDLQGEEPLLFAAVDASVVAAVVADWTGIPLGRMVKNEIDAVLNLADTLNQRVIGQRHGLDLIAKRVRTSRARLDNPNKPVGVFMLCGPSGVGKTETALALAESLYGGEQNIITINMSEFQEAHTVSTLKGAPPGYVGYGEGGVLTEAVRRRPYSVVLLDEIEKAHPDVHELFFQVFDKGWMEDGEGRHIDFRNTIIILTSNVGTQLISALCADPELLPEPDALSTALRKPLLEVFPPALLGRLLVVPYYPLSDAMLAQIVRLQLARIVRRLEENHGIAADIDDAVVSQIVQRCTEVESGGRMVDAILTNTLLPQMSQMLLSAHARDERYRRVQVRAEQGEFVCQFAV; translated from the coding sequence ATGTCAGAAATCAGCCGAGCCGTGTTATTCGGTAAACTGGACACGCTGTTATTTACCTCGCTGGAAAGCGCCACCGCCTTTTGCAAGCTGCGCGGCAACCCGTATGTCGAGTTGGTGCACTGGCTGCATCAACTGATGCAGCAGCAGGACGGTGACTTACAGCAGGTGATCAGTCATTTTTCACTGGATGAAAACGCGCTGACGCGGGATATCGTGGCGGCGCTCGACCGCCTGCCACGCGGCGCAAGTGCCGTCTCCGATCTCGCCGAACACATCGACAGCGCCGTGGAGCGCGCCTGGGTGTATGCCTCGCTCAAATATGCGGCCAGCCGCATTCGTGGCGGCCACCTGTTAATCGGCATGCTCAAGACCTACAGCCTTGCCAGCGTGCTGAAAGGTATTTCATCTCAGTTTTCACGCATTAACGTCGATGTCCTGCTGGATCAATTCGAGACTTTACTCGGTCACAGCAAAGAGGCGCAGCAGGCGCTGACGCAGCCGGATGTCGCCGCCGCTCCGGCAGCAGCAGGCAGCAGCACCCTGGCGCAATACGCGCAGGACCTTACCGCGCGTGCGCGTGATGGCCGTATCGATCCGGTGACGGGACGCGATGAAGAGATCCGCCAGATGGTGGATATCCTGATGCGTCGCCGCCAGAACAATCCCTTGCTGACCGGTGAAGCCGGTGTCGGCAAGACGGCGGTGGTAGAAGGGCTGGCCCTGCGCATTGCCGCCGGTGATGTGCCTGCGCCGCTGCGCGATGTGCAACTCTGGCTGCTGGATATCGGCATGTTGCAGGCCGGGGCCGGGATGAAGGGCGAGTTTGAAGCGCGCCTGCAAGCGTTGATCAACGAAGTGCAATCCAGTCCCACCCCTGTTGTGTTGTTTGTGGATGAAATCCACACCCTGATTGGTGCCGGTGGGCAGCAGGGGACCGGCGACGCGGCGAACCTGCTGAAACCGGCACTGGCTCGTGGTCAGTTGCGTACCATCGGTGCCACCACCTGGGCAGAATATAAAAAATACATTGAGAAGGATCCGGCACTGACGCGCCGTTTCCAGACGGTGCAGGTGCAGGAGCCGGATGAGGCCAAAGCCATTCAGATGCTGCGCAGCACCGTCAGTGCGCTGGAAAAACATCATCAGGTGTTGCTGCTGGATGAAGCGGTCAGCGCCGCAGTCAAACTGTCGCATCGTTACATTCCGGCGCGGCAGTTACCGGATAAAGCGGTCGCGCTGCTCGATACCGCCTGTGCGCGGGTGGCGGTCAGCCAGGGGGCGCAACCTGCGGCGCTGGAAGATTGTTTACATCGTCTGGCGGCGCTCGACATTGAAGCAGAAATCGCCGGGCGCGAGGCCAAAGTGGGGCTGGGAGCACCTGATCGCCAGCAGGAGATTGCCCGGCAGCAGGCTGCACTGTGCGCCACGCGTGATGCGCTGACAGCGCGCTGGCAGCAGGAGCGGGCGCTGGTGGATCAACTTATCGCATTGCGCGCACGTTGCGTCAGTGAAGATGATACGGCGCTGCGCAGCGAACTGGACGCCACCCGGCAGCAGTTACATGACCTGCAAGGCGAAGAACCGCTGCTGTTTGCCGCGGTGGATGCCAGCGTGGTCGCCGCCGTGGTCGCCGACTGGACCGGCATCCCGCTGGGGCGCATGGTGAAGAACGAAATCGATGCGGTGCTGAATCTGGCCGATACCCTGAACCAACGGGTCATTGGTCAGCGTCATGGGCTGGATCTGATTGCGAAACGGGTTCGCACCTCACGCGCGCGGCTGGACAACCCCAATAAACCGGTTGGCGTATTTATGTTGTGCGGCCCTTCTGGCGTAGGGAAAACCGAAACCGCGCTGGCGCTGGCCGAGTCGTTGTATGGCGGCGAGCAGAACATCATCACCATCAACATGAGCGAATTCCAGGAAGCGCACACCGTCTCGACGCTGAAGGGCGCACCGCCGGGCTATGTTGGCTATGGTGAAGGTGGCGTGCTAACCGAAGCGGTGCGGCGTCGGCCATACAGCGTGGTGCTGCTGGATGAAATCGAGAAAGCTCACCCGGATGTGCATGAGTTGTTCTTCCAGGTGTTCGACAAAGGCTGGATGGAAGATGGCGAAGGACGCCATATCGATTTCCGTAACACCATTATCATCCTGACTTCCAATGTCGGTACGCAGTTGATCAGCGCGCTGTGCGCCGATCCCGAACTGCTGCCGGAGCCGGATGCACTCAGCACCGCACTGCGCAAGCCATTGCTGGAGGTATTCCCTCCGGCGCTGCTCGGACGCCTGCTGGTGGTGCCGTACTACCCATTAAGCGATGCGATGCTGGCGCAAATCGTCCGGTTACAACTGGCACGCATCGTGCGCCGTCTGGAGGAGAACCACGGTATCGCGGCAGACATCGACGATGCCGTGGTCAGCCAGATCGTGCAGCGTTGCACCGAGGTGGAATCCGGCGGCCGTATGGTCGATGCCATTCTCACCAATACCCTGTTGCCGCAAATGAGTCAGATGCTGCTCAGCGCCCATGCCCGCGATGAACGTTATCGCCGGGTACAGGTGCGAGCCGAGCAGGGCGAGTTTGTTTGCCAGTTTGCTGTCTAA
- a CDS encoding serine/threonine protein kinase, translated as MSEHDNHLNVPNALPLGYRFNEFEIKEVIGGGGFGIVYRAWDHQLERDIAIKEFMPASLAVRSEGLNLVLRSERFSKTFHAGLNSFIQEARLLARFNHPNLLHVLRFWVQNDTAYMGTAFYSGTTLSTLRARNPQQIDEAWIRRLLPPLLGAIKTIHEAGYLHRDISLDNIQIQSNGEPVLLDFGSARKTIGNLSDESETMLRPGFAPIEQYSDNDESEQGAWTDIYALGAVLHTLITGAPPPVSVVRSIEDNYQPLAQRRPVGYSPALLKAVDSALALKAEDRPQSIDAFAELMALPEREAEPVLAAKISGPGTMLVPVEAVEEDVAVSPVKRLMQHRFALPGLVAAGVLVGLGVGLMMAGGSEDAPVQANNTPVAAPVSPAPVPAEKPVAPAPVQTAQREPEPAPPAAPVAQVYIRLQPGEQVQVNGKPQALVPAANGFAALQLAPGHYTFAISGHNGARAQTLTIGAEGVWLLDPHS; from the coding sequence ATGTCGGAACACGATAATCACCTCAATGTCCCCAACGCATTGCCCCTGGGTTACCGGTTTAATGAGTTCGAGATCAAAGAAGTCATCGGCGGTGGCGGCTTTGGCATTGTCTATCGCGCCTGGGATCATCAGCTGGAGCGCGATATCGCCATCAAAGAGTTTATGCCTGCCTCGCTGGCGGTGCGCAGCGAAGGGTTAAACCTGGTGCTACGCAGCGAACGTTTTAGCAAAACCTTCCATGCCGGGTTGAACAGTTTTATTCAGGAAGCTCGCCTGCTGGCGCGTTTTAATCATCCCAACCTGTTACATGTCCTGCGCTTTTGGGTGCAGAACGACACCGCCTACATGGGGACGGCGTTTTACAGCGGCACCACGCTGTCAACGCTGCGTGCGCGCAATCCGCAGCAGATTGACGAAGCCTGGATTCGCCGCCTGTTACCGCCGTTGCTTGGGGCGATTAAAACCATTCACGAGGCGGGTTATCTGCACCGCGATATCTCACTGGACAACATCCAGATCCAGAGCAACGGTGAACCGGTGCTGCTCGATTTTGGCTCGGCACGGAAAACCATCGGCAACCTGTCCGATGAAAGCGAAACCATGCTGCGTCCCGGCTTTGCGCCGATTGAACAGTACAGCGATAACGATGAAAGCGAGCAGGGCGCGTGGACCGATATCTATGCCCTGGGTGCCGTGCTGCATACGTTGATCACCGGCGCACCGCCGCCGGTCAGCGTGGTTCGCAGTATCGAAGACAACTATCAGCCACTGGCGCAACGTCGTCCGGTGGGCTACTCCCCGGCGTTGCTGAAAGCGGTCGACAGCGCGCTGGCGCTGAAGGCAGAAGATCGCCCGCAAAGCATTGACGCATTTGCCGAGTTAATGGCGCTGCCGGAGCGGGAAGCCGAGCCGGTGCTCGCGGCAAAAATCAGCGGTCCGGGCACCATGCTGGTGCCGGTGGAGGCGGTGGAAGAAGACGTAGCGGTTTCACCGGTTAAACGTTTAATGCAACACCGCTTCGCGCTGCCAGGCCTGGTCGCTGCGGGTGTGTTGGTGGGGCTGGGCGTAGGTCTAATGATGGCCGGGGGCAGTGAAGATGCTCCGGTGCAGGCGAACAACACGCCTGTTGCGGCGCCTGTGTCACCGGCACCGGTTCCGGCAGAAAAACCGGTTGCTCCGGCACCTGTCCAGACGGCTCAGCGTGAGCCGGAACCGGCCCCTCCTGCGGCACCGGTGGCTCAGGTTTACATTCGCCTGCAACCGGGTGAGCAGGTGCAGGTGAATGGCAAGCCGCAGGCGCTGGTCCCCGCAGCGAATGGCTTTGCGGCACTGCAACTGGCACCGGGACATTACACCTTCGCCATCAGCGGCCATAACGGCGCACGTGCCCAAACGCTCACCATTGGCGCGGAAGGTGTCTGGTTGCTCGATCCTCACAGTTAA
- a CDS encoding contractile injection system protein, VgrG/Pvc8 family: protein MFSRITVQLPTEGLLFWKLSGREALSESFTLQADLLSTDARIDRHALLGKAVTFTLPTQNLLTPRYINGKITRVAVRSEELNGTRYAVYALTVEPDLWPMKRDRNLRIFQSQTVPQIVQTLLKEYNVNV, encoded by the coding sequence ATGTTCTCACGCATCACCGTCCAGCTGCCCACGGAGGGCCTGCTGTTCTGGAAACTCAGCGGGCGTGAAGCCCTGTCAGAATCATTTACCCTTCAGGCGGATCTGCTGTCGACCGATGCCCGCATCGATCGTCATGCCCTGTTGGGTAAAGCGGTTACTTTTACGTTGCCGACCCAGAATCTGCTTACGCCACGCTATATCAACGGCAAGATCACCCGCGTAGCGGTACGCAGCGAGGAGCTGAACGGCACGCGTTATGCGGTTTATGCGCTGACCGTCGAGCCGGACCTGTGGCCGATGAAGCGTGATCGTAACCTGCGTATTTTCCAGAGCCAGACGGTGCCGCAGATCGTGCAGACGTTGTTGAAGGAGTACAACGTCAATGT
- a CDS encoding type VI secretion system Vgr family protein has translation TLQADLLSTDARIDRHALLGKAVTFTLPTQNLLTPRYINGKITRVAVRSEELNGTRYAVYALTVEPDLWPMKRDRNLRIFQSQTVPQIVQTLLKEYNVNVESKLASSYRVWEYCVQYQESSFDFINRLMELEGIYYWFRHESDKHTLVLCDAADQHXPFSGYATIPYHVAVSGGSVTEEGISQWSLAESVTPGMYSTDDYDFRKPNAWMLQARQNPVAPTPGTVDVYDWPGHFVDHSHGDFYTRIRQEVWEVEHHXVSGTGTATGIAPGYTFELLNAPHFSDNGEYLTTSAEYRFEENSYASGDVTASHNITFTVLPTTITYRAPPRTPWPKTHGPQTAKVVGPKGESIWTDRYGRVKVKFHWDRLAKGDDTSSCWVRVSSAWAGQGFGGVQIPRVGDEVVVDFINGDPDRPLIIGRVYNEASMPPWALPAAATQMGFLSRSKDGTSDTANALRFEDKAGEEQLWIQAQKNMDTHVKNDATHTVVNNQTVTVGANHETRVKGDRTIGTQGNSKTLTTGDRTERTLASYLISAGDSIRIECGESAIELTKEGEINFIGKYFNLTVEQDGEINTSNGKLQLNPDGGTAATLAPGRGQKSSIENEIKDYFNVKG, from the coding sequence ACCCTTCAGGCGGATCTGCTGTCGACCGATGCCCGCATCGATCGTCATGCCCTGTTGGGTAAAGCGGTTACTTTTACGTTGCCGACCCAGAATCTGCTTACGCCACGCTATATCAACGGCAAGATCACCCGCGTAGCGGTACGCAGCGAGGAGCTGAACGGCACGCGTTATGCGGTTTATGCGCTGACCGTCGAGCCGGACCTGTGGCCGATGAAGCGTGATCGTAACCTGCGTATTTTCCAGAGCCAGACGGTGCCGCAGATCGTGCAGACGTTGTTGAAGGAGTACAACGTCAATGTCGAGTCAAAGCTCGCCAGCAGCTATCGGGTGTGGGAGTACTGCGTGCAGTACCAGGAAAGCAGCTTCGATTTTATCAACCGTCTGATGGAGCTGGAGGGGATCTACTATTGGTTCCGCCACGAGTCCGATAAACATACGCTGGTGTTGTGCGATGCGGCCGATCAGCATCANCCGTTTAGCGGCTACGCCACCATTCCCTACCACGTTGCCGTTTCCGGTGGCAGCGTAACGGAAGAGGGGATCAGCCAGTGGTCGCTGGCAGAGAGCGTCACGCCGGGGATGTACAGCACCGACGATTACGATTTCCGCAAACCGAATGCCTGGATGTTGCAGGCGCGGCAGAATCCGGTCGCGCCCACGCCGGGTACGGTGGATGTGTACGACTGGCCGGGGCATTTTGTTGATCACAGCCACGGTGATTTCTATACCCGCATCCGCCAGGAAGTGTGGGAAGTGGAGCATCACAGNGTNAGCGGTACCGGTACGGCGACCGGCATTGCGCCCGGTTACACCTTTGAGTTGCTCAATGCGCCACATTTCAGCGACAACGGTGAGTATCTGACCACCAGTGCGGAATATCGCTTCGAGGAAAACAGCTATGCCAGCGGCGATGTCACCGCCTCGCACAACATCACCTTTACCGTGTTACCCACCACGATCACCTATCGTGCGCCCCCCAGAACGCCGTGGCCGAAAACGCATGGCCCGCAGACCGCGAAAGTGGTGGGGCCAAAAGGTGAATCGATCTGGACCGACCGCTATGGCCGGGTGAAGGTGAAATTCCACTGGGACCGACTGGCAAAAGGTGACGACACCAGTTCGTGCTGGGTGCGTGTCTCCAGTGCCTGGGCGGGCCAGGGCTTTGGTGGGGTGCAGATCCCGCGTGTCGGCGATGAAGTGGTGGTGGATTTTATCAATGGTGATCCGGACCGCCCGCTGATCATTGGCCGCGTGTATAACGAGGCGAGTATGCCCCCCTGGGCGCTGCCCGCAGCGGCGACGCAGATGGGGTTTCTCAGTCGCTCGAAAGATGGCACGTCAGACACCGCCAATGCGCTGCGTTTTGAGGATAAAGCGGGCGAAGAGCAACTGTGGATCCAGGCACAGAAGAACATGGATACCCATGTTAAGAATGATGCGACGCATACGGTTGTTAATAATCAAACGGTGACTGTCGGTGCTAACCATGAGACCCGAGTCAAGGGTGATCGCACTATCGGAACTCAGGGAAACAGTAAAACATTAACTACCGGTGACCGGACTGAGCGTACTCTGGCTTCTTATTTAATTTCTGCTGGTGATTCAATTCGTATCGAGTGTGGTGAAAGTGCAATCGAATTGACCAAAGAGGGTGAGATCAATTTTATTGGTAAATATTTTAATCTCACTGTTGAACAGGATGGTGAAATCAATACCTCTAACGGAAAACTTCAGTTAAATCCTGATGGAGGAACAGCAGCAACACTCGCTCCAGGTAGGGGGCAAAAATCCTCAATTGAGAATGAGATTAAAGATTACTTTAATGTTAAGGGATGA
- a CDS encoding DcrB-related protein, whose protein sequence is MAIYTLQEASLELPDIFKDRTMNLFTLSENNASEFTFVVSRASAQHDENVKKVAAKIVREMEITLHGFKVETTRIIHVDTLPAVEIFYHFRNEGGEIWQKQTIVILDDEIVGKKIVCYIGTCPDNFPDYYNKQYQAIVDSIRFNRVEVAESVPVDSNSNAIFFSFDTDTKTITAYEAVQSLYKHVDLKRALNGNYLFFDAKGRSLHIVALNNQDPVRYALCTSPRNDASSLIQVLGLAKDFDGPEGLSSEQYILQFLQRHKDV, encoded by the coding sequence ATGGCTATTTATACGCTTCAGGAAGCCTCATTGGAACTGCCTGATATATTCAAAGATCGTACGATGAATTTATTCACGTTGAGTGAAAATAATGCCAGTGAATTCACATTTGTCGTATCACGGGCATCTGCGCAACATGACGAAAATGTAAAAAAAGTGGCAGCGAAAATTGTCAGGGAAATGGAAATAACCCTACATGGCTTCAAAGTCGAGACAACAAGAATTATCCATGTTGATACACTACCTGCTGTTGAGATATTTTATCATTTCAGGAATGAAGGTGGTGAGATTTGGCAGAAACAAACTATCGTGATATTGGATGACGAGATTGTTGGAAAAAAGATTGTTTGTTATATAGGGACTTGCCCTGATAACTTTCCTGATTATTATAACAAACAATATCAGGCGATTGTTGACAGCATTCGATTTAATCGTGTTGAAGTTGCTGAATCAGTCCCGGTTGATTCAAATTCTAATGCGATATTCTTTTCTTTTGATACCGATACAAAAACGATCACTGCCTATGAGGCAGTACAATCTCTTTATAAGCATGTTGATTTAAAAAGAGCCTTGAACGGAAATTATCTTTTCTTCGATGCTAAGGGGCGTTCACTTCACATTGTTGCGCTTAATAATCAGGATCCTGTTCGTTATGCTCTATGCACTTCACCACGAAATGATGCTTCTTCTCTGATTCAGGTTCTGGGATTGGCGAAAGATTTTGATGGGCCTGAAGGTTTATCCAGTGAGCAGTATATTTTGCAGTTTTTACAGAGGCATAAGGATGTGTAA